In the Methylomonas rhizoryzae genome, one interval contains:
- a CDS encoding phosphatidate cytidylyltransferase produces MQIVNAPHALYAMAASLAVLLVATAIGHWLAKRNVSKDYSELNLRIRSWWWMVLMLFTVLSLGQTPAIVFFGFLSFLALKEFLSIVPIRLTDRRVIFWAYLAIPLQYYWVSQQWYGMFIIFIPVYVFLFLPIRMVLIGDTRGFIRSAGILHWAVMLMVFAISHIAYLLTLPVQNPAAGPFGPVLFLLFMTQLNDVSQYVWGKTFGKRKIIPNVSPNKTWGGFLGGVATITLVSAGCAPWLTPLTAQQGLLAGALIAVSGFFGDVVLSSVKRDLQIKDSGSLIPGHGGILDRLDSLIYSAPLFFHYVYYTAY; encoded by the coding sequence ATGCAAATCGTTAACGCTCCGCATGCTTTGTACGCCATGGCGGCGTCTCTGGCGGTTTTACTCGTTGCCACGGCAATCGGTCATTGGTTGGCCAAACGAAATGTAAGCAAAGACTATAGCGAACTGAATTTGCGCATCCGCTCCTGGTGGTGGATGGTGTTGATGTTGTTTACGGTGCTTAGCCTGGGGCAAACGCCTGCTATCGTTTTCTTCGGCTTTCTCAGCTTTTTGGCGCTAAAAGAGTTTTTGTCCATCGTGCCGATCCGGCTGACCGATAGGCGGGTCATCTTTTGGGCTTATCTGGCGATACCGCTTCAATATTATTGGGTTAGTCAGCAGTGGTACGGTATGTTCATCATATTCATTCCGGTCTACGTGTTTTTGTTTTTGCCGATACGCATGGTGTTGATCGGTGATACCCGCGGCTTCATCCGTTCCGCAGGGATTTTGCATTGGGCGGTCATGCTGATGGTGTTTGCGATCAGCCACATTGCCTACTTGCTGACTTTGCCGGTGCAAAATCCCGCCGCCGGGCCGTTCGGGCCGGTGTTGTTTTTGTTGTTCATGACCCAACTTAACGACGTCAGCCAATACGTGTGGGGCAAAACCTTCGGTAAGCGCAAAATCATTCCCAACGTCAGCCCCAACAAGACCTGGGGCGGATTTCTCGGCGGCGTGGCGACGATAACCTTGGTGTCGGCCGGTTGCGCGCCCTGGTTGACGCCGTTGACCGCGCAGCAAGGTTTGCTGGCCGGCGCGTTGATTGCCGTGTCCGGCTTTTTCGGCGACGTGGTGCTGTCGTCGGTCAAAAGGGATCTGCAGATCAAAGACAGCGGCAGTCTGATTCCCGGCCACGGCGGCATTCTCGATCGTCTGGACAGCCTGATTTACAGCGCGCCGCTGTTTTTTCATTACGTTTATTACACGGCGTATTGA
- a CDS encoding CDP-alcohol phosphatidyltransferase family protein — MTDLSNRRYLRVRELAITQRIARLLSRQRITPNQISLASIGFAVLGSVCLLALPGQSGKMAWWLPLAAAVGIQGRLLCNLFDGLVAIEGGKKTAAGELFNDMPDRLSDALLLVAAGYSVPAPDWAPALGWCVALLAVSTAYVRTLAASLGAPVNFAGPMAKQHRMALLTGACLLTTLENLFGSGNYAMLLALAAMAVGCVATLYRRSKAAYDYLQNHANR, encoded by the coding sequence ATGACCGATTTAAGCAATCGCCGTTACCTGCGCGTGCGGGAACTGGCAATCACTCAGCGTATCGCCCGGCTATTGAGCCGGCAGCGCATTACTCCCAATCAAATTTCGCTGGCCAGCATCGGTTTTGCCGTGCTCGGCAGCGTTTGTTTGCTGGCTTTGCCGGGACAGAGCGGCAAAATGGCCTGGTGGCTGCCGCTGGCGGCGGCGGTCGGCATCCAGGGCCGTTTGCTGTGCAATTTGTTCGATGGCTTGGTCGCCATCGAAGGCGGCAAGAAAACCGCGGCCGGCGAGTTGTTCAACGACATGCCCGACCGACTTTCCGACGCCTTGCTGCTGGTGGCGGCCGGATACTCCGTGCCGGCGCCGGATTGGGCGCCGGCCTTGGGTTGGTGCGTAGCGCTGTTGGCGGTCTCCACCGCCTATGTGCGCACACTGGCGGCGAGTCTGGGCGCACCGGTCAACTTTGCCGGGCCCATGGCCAAACAGCACCGCATGGCCTTGTTGACCGGCGCCTGCTTGTTGACCACTTTGGAGAACTTGTTCGGCAGCGGCAACTACGCCATGTTGCTTGCCTTAGCGGCAATGGCGGTCGGTTGCGTGGCGACCCTGTATAGACGCAGCAAGGCCGCATACGACTATCTGCAAAATCATGCAAATCGTTAA
- a CDS encoding GGDEF domain-containing protein: protein MDYCSSFIPTYDFSTDANQKVLQQVLPLLERHQIAANPINYAICYDYIVGSNTGLRKVVSDLLKENKPLDRSTSLEIYSTHICSATLASFEKLNASLRQVLDQASNAISDTCSKAEETNDSFQKKSQILQSLSTRSDINSLLQEIITETHALAATSQTMQSRLLDANRELSQLRTELDQMRQIAVTDSLTGLLNRRAFDQTLNEVLAHFSEAESTFLALLDIDRFKRINDTYGHTIGDSVIRFVASLMRQYAQSHHHTARYGGEELAIIMPGTSRDDALAICENIRATLEKSRLKRKNDQQPLGVITVSIGLAELQAGDDSESFIDRADKALYTAKTSGRNKIVI, encoded by the coding sequence ATGGATTATTGCAGCTCTTTCATACCGACCTACGACTTTTCCACCGATGCCAATCAAAAAGTGTTACAGCAAGTTTTACCGCTGCTGGAGCGGCATCAGATTGCCGCCAATCCAATCAACTATGCCATTTGCTACGACTATATCGTCGGCAGCAACACCGGCCTTAGGAAGGTTGTTTCCGATTTACTCAAAGAAAACAAGCCGTTGGATCGATCCACCAGTTTAGAGATTTACAGCACCCACATCTGTAGCGCGACGCTGGCTTCTTTCGAAAAGCTCAACGCCAGTTTACGCCAGGTACTGGATCAGGCCAGCAACGCGATTAGCGACACCTGCAGCAAAGCCGAAGAAACCAACGACAGCTTCCAAAAAAAATCGCAGATCTTGCAAAGCCTGTCCACCCGCAGCGACATTAACTCGCTGTTGCAAGAGATCATCACCGAAACCCATGCCTTGGCCGCTACCAGCCAAACCATGCAATCCCGGCTACTGGACGCTAATCGGGAATTGAGCCAGTTGCGCACCGAGCTCGATCAAATGCGGCAGATAGCCGTCACCGACAGCCTGACGGGCTTGTTGAACCGGCGCGCATTCGATCAAACCTTGAACGAGGTACTCGCCCATTTTTCGGAAGCCGAATCCACGTTTTTAGCCTTGCTGGACATCGATCGTTTCAAGCGAATCAACGACACTTACGGCCATACCATAGGCGACAGCGTGATCCGCTTCGTCGCCAGTTTGATGAGGCAATACGCGCAAAGTCACCACCACACCGCCCGCTACGGCGGCGAGGAATTGGCCATCATCATGCCGGGTACCAGCCGCGACGATGCATTGGCGATTTGCGAAAACATCCGCGCAACACTGGAAAAAAGCCGGCTGAAACGCAAAAACGACCAACAACCGCTGGGCGTCATTACCGTATCGATAGGGCTGGCCGAATTGCAAGCCGGAGACGATAGCGAAAGCTTCATCGACCGGGCCGACAAAGCGCTGTATACCGCGAAAACCAGCGGGCGAAATAAAATCGTCATTTAA
- a CDS encoding HlyD family efflux transporter periplasmic adaptor subunit, with product MNSTQELLPPLREELHCTAGPRDADGAPTWTLHDPANNRFFRLGWVDFEIVSRWGLRQAEAIVQAINAQTTLQVDAERVATLGQFLLVNNLLRLQGDGGIQLLRKQAGLQQLSWQQWLLHNYLFFRIPLVKPDRLLAWLYPRVAWVYSRGFGLCICGCALLALFLISRQWERFITTFSYFFNWSGLLQYGAALAAAKILHELGHALTAHRYGCRVPSMGVAFMVMYPVLYTDASETWKLQNRRQRLAVAGAGMAAELGLAMLAALAWCFLTDGPLRSGAFLLATSTWIITLTVNLSPFMRFDGYYLLADWLGVDNLQPRSFAYARWHLRRLLFGCQEVPPERLAPRMQRIFVAYAWTTWLYRLMLFLGIALLVYHFFFKLLGIALLVVEVGWFIVRPIWTEMRTWKSLSVATWSNPRSRLSLSLAMGFLVLLLIPWQDHVNVPALMKAERYAEIYLPRAGRLDVWQLQTGSRVAQGELLAAFSSSELDFQAQHSALERVMVDRQLAYHGLEQRLATRRRIWLKELESASSKQAGYQLQRRQLEMRAPFAGVVLDLNDTVQAGQWLAEGQALMIVADLSSQLIEVYLEEADLQQAAGATAAIFYPEDPDLPGIACTVQAIEQGNSARIPALLASVNGGEIAARIDAQQQLVPEAAVYRMLLRPQADAAMPALAHPAVLRGSVRLDTPAISPIEKIWNRIVTVLIRESGF from the coding sequence GTGAATTCGACGCAGGAGCTACTGCCGCCTTTGCGCGAGGAGTTGCATTGTACAGCCGGCCCGCGCGATGCCGACGGTGCCCCGACCTGGACTTTGCACGACCCGGCTAATAACCGATTTTTCCGCTTGGGTTGGGTCGATTTCGAAATAGTGAGTCGTTGGGGCTTACGGCAAGCAGAAGCCATCGTGCAGGCGATTAACGCTCAGACCACGTTGCAGGTTGATGCCGAGCGGGTCGCAACGCTGGGTCAGTTTCTGCTCGTCAACAATTTGCTGCGCCTGCAGGGCGACGGCGGCATACAACTTTTGCGTAAACAAGCCGGATTGCAGCAATTAAGTTGGCAGCAATGGCTGCTACACAATTATCTGTTTTTTAGAATTCCCTTAGTTAAACCGGATCGGCTTTTGGCGTGGTTGTATCCGCGGGTGGCTTGGGTTTACAGCCGCGGCTTCGGCCTGTGCATTTGCGGTTGCGCATTGCTGGCCTTGTTTTTGATCTCTCGGCAATGGGAACGCTTCATCACAACGTTTTCGTATTTTTTCAATTGGTCCGGTTTGCTGCAGTACGGCGCGGCCTTGGCGGCGGCCAAGATACTGCACGAACTCGGCCACGCCTTGACCGCACACCGCTACGGCTGCCGGGTTCCCAGCATGGGAGTGGCATTCATGGTGATGTACCCGGTTTTGTATACCGACGCCAGCGAAACCTGGAAATTGCAGAATCGCCGCCAGCGCCTGGCCGTGGCCGGGGCAGGCATGGCGGCCGAATTGGGCTTGGCGATGCTAGCCGCGTTGGCGTGGTGTTTTTTGACGGACGGCCCGCTACGCAGCGGCGCCTTCTTGTTGGCAACGTCGACCTGGATCATCACCTTGACGGTGAATTTATCGCCGTTCATGCGTTTCGACGGCTATTACCTATTGGCCGACTGGTTGGGAGTGGACAATTTGCAACCGCGCAGCTTTGCCTACGCGCGTTGGCATTTGCGCCGGCTGTTGTTCGGGTGCCAAGAAGTGCCGCCCGAGCGGCTCGCACCGCGCATGCAGCGGATATTCGTCGCTTACGCCTGGACGACTTGGCTGTACCGCTTAATGCTGTTCCTGGGGATAGCGCTGCTGGTCTACCATTTTTTTTTCAAATTATTGGGCATAGCCTTGTTGGTGGTGGAAGTCGGCTGGTTCATCGTCCGGCCGATTTGGACGGAAATGCGAACCTGGAAATCCTTGTCCGTTGCCACTTGGAGTAACCCGCGCAGCCGGCTGAGCTTGTCGCTGGCTATGGGTTTTTTAGTGTTGTTGCTGATTCCCTGGCAAGATCACGTCAACGTACCGGCCTTGATGAAAGCCGAACGCTATGCCGAAATCTATTTGCCGCGGGCCGGGCGTCTGGACGTTTGGCAACTGCAGACCGGAAGCCGGGTGGCGCAAGGCGAACTGCTGGCCGCATTCAGTTCCAGCGAGCTTGATTTTCAGGCGCAGCACAGCGCGCTGGAACGCGTCATGGTAGACCGGCAACTGGCTTATCACGGGTTGGAGCAACGTTTGGCGACGCGGCGCCGGATTTGGTTAAAAGAATTGGAGTCGGCAAGTAGCAAACAAGCCGGTTACCAGCTGCAACGGCGGCAACTGGAGATGCGCGCGCCTTTTGCCGGGGTCGTGCTGGATTTGAACGATACGGTCCAAGCGGGACAATGGCTGGCGGAAGGACAGGCGTTGATGATAGTTGCTGATCTGAGCAGTCAGTTGATCGAAGTGTACCTGGAAGAAGCCGATTTGCAGCAGGCGGCCGGCGCAACCGCCGCGATATTCTATCCGGAAGATCCGGATTTGCCGGGGATCGCTTGCACGGTGCAGGCGATAGAGCAGGGCAATAGCGCGCGGATTCCGGCCTTGCTGGCATCGGTGAACGGCGGCGAGATCGCGGCCAGAATCGATGCGCAGCAGCAGTTGGTCCCGGAAGCTGCCGTGTATCGCATGCTTTTACGCCCGCAAGCCGACGCCGCCATGCCGGCCTTGGCTCATCCTGCGGTATTGCGCGGCAGCGTGCGCTTGGACACCCCGGCCATCAGCCCGATCGAGAAAATTTGGAACCGGATAGTCACCGTGCTGATACGGGAATCCGGGTTTTAG